A genomic stretch from Methanobacterium sp. includes:
- a CDS encoding PadR family transcriptional regulator — MSRISDLEASIIGLLYEEPQYGYQLEKTIEGWGMRNWTQIGFSSIYYVLNKLEKKELVTSKLEKVAGKPSRKVFTITDLGRQVMKEKLIDILSWNKKQTYPFDLGLAYLNYLDPQETVDCLENYLKSAQGRIKFLESSVKMQEELNAPYYVVALFSRPLASLKTELAWVEEFIEKIKNEENI; from the coding sequence ATGTCTAGAATATCAGACTTGGAAGCATCTATAATTGGTCTGCTTTATGAGGAACCACAGTACGGTTATCAACTGGAAAAGACTATTGAAGGATGGGGTATGCGTAATTGGACTCAAATAGGGTTTTCATCAATTTATTATGTCTTAAATAAGCTGGAGAAGAAGGAACTGGTGACATCGAAACTGGAAAAGGTAGCTGGTAAACCTTCTCGTAAAGTTTTTACAATCACAGATCTGGGAAGGCAGGTTATGAAAGAAAAACTCATAGATATTCTTTCATGGAATAAAAAGCAAACATATCCATTTGATCTGGGTTTAGCATATCTCAATTATTTGGATCCGCAGGAAACTGTAGATTGTCTTGAGAATTATTTGAAATCAGCCCAGGGTAGAATTAAATTTCTGGAAAGCTCAGTTAAGATGCAAGAAGAATTAAATGCTCCATATTATGTCGTTGCACTTTTTAGTAGACCATTGGCAAGCCTTAAAACAGAACTGGCGTGGGTAGAAGAATTTATTGAAAAAATTAAAAATGAAGAGAATATTTAG
- a CDS encoding GyrI-like domain-containing protein, translated as MEIVEKKIGKRQVAYITYKGSYEEVPVLMGEVVGFIMAKGLQIMGPPFGVYFNSPQEVSVEELMYEISMPFAGEAEEEGRVKIKTMHEQLVISTIYKGPYSECGTAIGALAQYAYKNGYEIVGPPMETYISDPNETPESELLTEMSFPVMKK; from the coding sequence ATGGAAATTGTAGAAAAGAAAATTGGAAAAAGACAGGTAGCATACATAACATATAAAGGATCCTATGAAGAGGTCCCCGTGCTCATGGGGGAAGTTGTGGGATTTATAATGGCTAAAGGGCTGCAGATAATGGGTCCTCCATTCGGAGTATATTTCAACAGCCCTCAGGAAGTGTCAGTTGAAGAACTCATGTACGAAATTAGTATGCCGTTTGCAGGAGAAGCAGAGGAAGAAGGCAGAGTAAAAATCAAAACAATGCATGAACAGTTGGTTATATCAACCATATACAAAGGCCCCTATAGTGAATGTGGAACAGCAATAGGTGCACTGGCACAATACGCCTACAAAAATGGCTATGAAATCGTAGGGCCGCCCATGGAGACATATATCTCAGATCCCAATGAAACTCCAGAAAGCGAACTTTTAACTGAAATGTCATTTCCAGTGATGAAAAAATAG
- a CDS encoding GyrI-like domain-containing protein, whose amino-acid sequence MPKIDLKKEFKEIYTASKKQPTMVQVPKLNYLMIDGEGDPNTAPAYQEAMETLFPVSFKVKFISKKEKSQDYVVMPLEGLWWVDNMKDFSIEDKSSWKWTAMIMQPYFITKTMIKQAMEEVEEKKNPAALSRMRFESLEEGLSAQIMHIGPYAEEGPTVAALHEFIEKEGHEFDGSIQGQKHHEIYLSDVRRAKPENLKTIIRQPVK is encoded by the coding sequence ATGCCAAAAATTGACCTTAAAAAAGAATTTAAAGAAATTTACACAGCTTCAAAAAAGCAGCCAACCATGGTGCAAGTACCAAAATTAAATTACCTGATGATTGATGGAGAAGGGGACCCTAACACGGCACCTGCCTATCAAGAAGCGATGGAAACACTTTTTCCAGTTTCATTTAAGGTGAAATTCATTTCTAAAAAAGAAAAATCTCAAGATTACGTGGTGATGCCATTGGAAGGTCTGTGGTGGGTAGATAACATGAAAGACTTTTCAATTGAGGATAAAAGCTCATGGAAATGGACAGCCATGATAATGCAGCCATATTTTATCACTAAAACCATGATTAAACAGGCCATGGAAGAGGTTGAGGAAAAAAAGAACCCTGCTGCACTTTCCAGGATGAGGTTTGAAAGCTTAGAAGAAGGATTATCTGCCCAGATTATGCACATAGGCCCCTATGCTGAAGAAGGCCCCACGGTGGCTGCACTGCACGAGTTTATTGAGAAAGAAGGGCATGAATTTGATGGTAGTATTCAGGGTCAAAAACATCACGAGATTTATTTAAGTGATGTGCGCCGAGCAAAGCCTGAAAATCTTAAAACAATTATAAGACAGCCTGTAAAATGA
- a CDS encoding DUF3795 domain-containing protein, protein MGRIPNETAPCGVFCGACPSYEKSCLGCGSEEHNHGRKSKWSCKIRKCCFEDKNLNFCIDCDEFPCNLIEKLKNSHPGDDRFKYRHEIYDNLKKIHETGVENWITQQENRFTCPKCNGRVLWYNYKCNECGYECSLKSKKIK, encoded by the coding sequence ATGGGCAGAATACCTAATGAGACAGCTCCATGTGGAGTTTTTTGTGGAGCATGTCCCTCTTATGAAAAAAGCTGTTTAGGCTGTGGTTCTGAGGAACACAATCATGGAAGAAAAAGTAAATGGTCATGTAAAATTCGTAAATGCTGCTTTGAAGATAAAAATCTCAACTTTTGCATCGACTGCGACGAATTTCCATGCAATTTAATTGAAAAATTAAAAAATTCGCATCCTGGTGATGATAGATTTAAATACCGCCATGAAATATATGATAACCTAAAAAAAATCCATGAAACTGGCGTTGAAAATTGGATAACTCAGCAGGAAAACAGATTTACCTGTCCAAAATGTAATGGACGTGTCCTTTGGTATAACTATAAATGTAATGAATGTGGCTATGAATGTTCCCTGAAATCAAAAAAAATAAAATAG
- a CDS encoding amidohydrolase — protein sequence MIIDAHVHLHPTEEVGKMVVEMIGMPYYSYGTPDDYLNDMETARIDKAVIVSFAPDNQIKNNNFWTVAITKSGKNKPAKYPDFIPFISVSPTMKGRSMIEELEHKYKWGMKGLKIHPVAQGFAPDDERMFPVFEWLIKHDLPITAHSGINIDGKSKFGEPERWISVLEEFNDLKLILAHMGGGQWDKAIEIADKFPQVMFDTAISISYINSPTTLDDEEAKDLIRTIGSDRILFGSDYPWINPAKDIERIRGLDISDDDKKFILGENAAKLFHLK from the coding sequence ATGATAATAGATGCTCATGTACACTTGCATCCAACTGAAGAAGTTGGAAAAATGGTTGTGGAAATGATTGGAATGCCTTATTACAGCTATGGCACTCCTGATGATTATTTAAATGATATGGAAACTGCAAGAATTGACAAAGCAGTTATAGTAAGTTTTGCTCCGGATAATCAAATTAAAAACAATAATTTCTGGACTGTAGCAATTACGAAGTCTGGAAAAAACAAACCAGCTAAATATCCGGATTTTATTCCTTTTATTTCCGTAAGTCCAACCATGAAGGGTCGTTCAATGATTGAAGAGCTTGAACACAAGTATAAATGGGGAATGAAGGGCTTAAAGATTCATCCAGTGGCGCAAGGATTCGCTCCTGATGATGAAAGGATGTTTCCGGTTTTTGAATGGCTAATTAAACATGATTTACCAATTACGGCTCATTCTGGAATAAATATAGATGGAAAGTCAAAATTTGGAGAACCAGAAAGATGGATCTCTGTTTTAGAAGAATTTAATGATCTAAAATTGATTCTAGCCCATATGGGTGGTGGTCAGTGGGATAAGGCCATTGAAATAGCTGATAAATTTCCTCAAGTGATGTTTGATACTGCAATTTCAATATCTTATATTAATAGCCCTACAACATTAGATGATGAAGAAGCAAAAGACTTAATTAGAACTATTGGTTCAGATAGGATACTTTTTGGCTCTGATTATCCGTGGATAAACCCTGCAAAAGATATTGAAAGAATAAGGGGTTTGGATATCAGTGATGATGATAAAAAATTTATACTTGGTGAAAATGCTGCAAAATTGTTTCATTTAAAATAA
- a CDS encoding nitrogen fixation protein NifH, whose amino-acid sequence MASWKSYLNADPTDWLLEEDNPSVRYFTLLDILDKAEYDLEVEESRKNIMKVGVVPKILAKQEPGGYWGLPENFYLRGKYKGTSWQLIILAELGADKNDERIKKACEFMLKSSQNPESGAFSYINNKEGFGDPKRVIPCHTANMVWSLIRFGYMEDERVQKAIEWLIKHQRFDDKAGQAPEWPYHLWKNCWKERTCHSIIVKSIKAFAEIPENKRTHEIKDYIAKGAEHMLNHRIHKRSRPSVKGQFKWLEFGFPLMWNIDTLEVLGLLTKLGYKDERMKETMDLMISKQDLEGKWILENTFNGRFQTNIERKGKPSKWITLNALRVLKRYFKMEN is encoded by the coding sequence ATGGCTTCATGGAAATCCTATTTAAACGCAGATCCAACAGATTGGCTTCTTGAAGAAGATAATCCATCTGTAAGATATTTTACCTTACTTGATATTCTTGATAAGGCAGAATATGATTTAGAAGTGGAAGAATCCAGAAAAAATATAATGAAAGTGGGGGTTGTCCCTAAAATACTGGCTAAACAGGAGCCTGGCGGATACTGGGGGCTTCCTGAAAATTTTTACCTTAGAGGAAAATATAAAGGAACTTCCTGGCAACTAATAATTCTTGCAGAGCTTGGGGCGGATAAAAATGATGAAAGAATCAAAAAAGCATGTGAATTTATGCTTAAAAGCTCTCAAAATCCAGAAAGTGGTGCATTTTCATATATAAATAATAAAGAAGGATTTGGGGATCCTAAAAGAGTTATACCTTGCCATACAGCTAATATGGTCTGGAGTCTTATCCGATTCGGGTACATGGAGGATGAAAGAGTCCAAAAAGCAATAGAATGGTTGATAAAACATCAGAGATTTGACGATAAAGCAGGGCAAGCACCAGAATGGCCGTATCATCTATGGAAAAATTGTTGGAAAGAACGAACTTGTCACTCTATTATTGTGAAATCCATTAAAGCATTTGCTGAAATACCAGAAAATAAAAGAACTCATGAAATAAAGGATTACATTGCTAAAGGTGCTGAACACATGCTTAATCATCGTATCCACAAAAGAAGCCGCCCTTCAGTTAAAGGTCAATTTAAATGGTTAGAGTTTGGCTTCCCATTGATGTGGAACATAGATACGCTTGAAGTTTTAGGATTGCTAACTAAACTGGGCTATAAAGATGAAAGAATGAAGGAAACCATGGATTTAATGATTTCAAAGCAGGATTTGGAAGGAAAATGGATCTTAGAAAACACTTTTAATGGGAGATTTCAAACTAACATCGAGAGAAAGGGAAAACCCAGTAAATGGATTACTTTAAACGCTTTGAGAGTATTAAAAAGATATTTCAAAATGGAAAATTGA
- a CDS encoding toll/interleukin-1 receptor domain-containing protein: MVKIEKTLFNRTADVYISYSTQDKYVADATCATLEQNDIRCWIAPRDVPNGVNRDEWTNHAIAQSKVFVLIFSSDSDQSSLVLKEVETAVNMGLTIIPFRIEDVEPSESMEYFISATHWLDAVTPPLETHLQKLTQTIDSIMRTNQEYTLKQNMERSSNSEWDLIDFFNKKDKNRVINRIVAIFTSFIFLYISISCLDGYGISFTIFSYIYMTIFVLSSILLVLGIFLIQLDRSSPNVSLKKWSPLLVLSLIFILSTLTFINIGNNIEYNKNGIAFTAPEFWTSEKGNINQTPEGADSLAEFNYQYNSNDPYNIKGQVCVSTSFFIIKFNDSASLSPEAFFHESFKEFPSYTLISERNFTLNGITAYENIHKINETDPNYTSVNHAVLLEKNGSMYIIHFSTREENYENTKTMINEFLSSFQIT; this comes from the coding sequence ATGGTAAAAATTGAAAAAACCTTGTTCAACCGGACTGCTGATGTTTACATTAGTTATTCAACACAGGATAAGTATGTAGCTGATGCTACTTGTGCTACTCTCGAACAGAATGATATTCGCTGCTGGATAGCGCCCCGAGACGTTCCCAATGGAGTTAATAGAGATGAATGGACCAACCATGCCATTGCACAATCTAAAGTATTCGTACTCATTTTTTCATCAGATTCTGATCAATCATCTTTGGTCTTAAAAGAGGTTGAAACTGCAGTTAACATGGGATTAACCATAATTCCTTTTCGTATTGAAGATGTAGAACCATCTGAGTCTATGGAATATTTCATCAGTGCAACTCACTGGCTGGATGCAGTTACACCTCCCTTGGAAACCCATCTCCAGAAACTAACACAAACCATAGACTCGATCATGCGAACAAACCAAGAATACACTCTAAAACAAAACATGGAAAGATCGAGTAATAGTGAATGGGATTTGATTGATTTTTTTAATAAAAAAGATAAAAATAGAGTTATCAACCGAATTGTTGCAATTTTCACCAGTTTTATCTTCCTGTACATATCTATTTCATGTTTAGATGGGTATGGAATCAGTTTCACCATTTTTTCATATATCTATATGACTATATTTGTTTTAAGCTCCATTTTACTAGTACTAGGAATTTTTTTAATACAACTTGATCGATCTTCACCTAACGTTTCACTAAAAAAGTGGAGTCCTCTGTTGGTTTTATCACTAATTTTTATTCTTTCAACATTAACATTTATCAATATTGGTAATAATATTGAATACAATAAAAATGGGATAGCATTCACAGCTCCTGAATTTTGGACTAGTGAAAAAGGAAATATAAACCAAACTCCAGAAGGGGCTGATTCTTTAGCCGAATTCAATTATCAATATAACTCCAATGATCCTTATAACATCAAAGGCCAAGTGTGTGTCTCCACCTCTTTTTTTATAATAAAATTCAATGATAGTGCCTCTCTTTCTCCAGAGGCATTTTTCCATGAGAGCTTCAAAGAGTTTCCTAGTTACACTTTAATATCTGAACGTAATTTCACCCTGAATGGTATTACTGCCTATGAAAACATTCATAAAATTAACGAAACTGATCCAAACTATACTTCTGTTAACCATGCTGTTCTTTTGGAGAAAAATGGTTCTATGTATATTATTCATTTTTCAACTAGGGAAGAAAACTATGAAAACACCAAAACTATGATTAATGAATTTTTAAGTTCTTTCCAAATAACATGA
- a CDS encoding TIR domain-containing protein — MVNCPQCKTQNLENATSCRKCGEKLEILTHKSKDNSYDVYISYSPEDKNVADAVCALLEYNNIRCWISPRDIKEGDNKAASIVTAVHNSKIFVLIFSSHSNKSFQVLREVERAVSRGIPIIPFRIEDVEPSGSMEYFISAEHWLDAVTPPLENHIQKLIETITKILTLDERYMERIGGYRDKHVHDKPWDTSGIPWLKTISMLFFFLIILINALYFLYCAIMYLNILNNYLASSIILLNIIVLVLEDFFPNRTYKKMRKLINLQPYRWYIIFATIIIPWLITLFSYPSHFLSPFFIYLNIG; from the coding sequence ATGGTGAATTGCCCCCAATGTAAAACACAAAACCTTGAAAATGCCACTTCCTGCAGAAAATGTGGAGAAAAACTAGAAATATTAACACATAAGTCTAAAGATAACTCTTATGATGTTTATATCAGTTATTCACCAGAGGATAAGAATGTAGCCGATGCCGTGTGTGCTCTTCTTGAGTATAACAACATCAGGTGCTGGATATCGCCTCGTGACATCAAAGAGGGTGATAATAAAGCAGCCTCCATTGTAACAGCCGTCCACAACTCTAAAATATTTGTCCTTATTTTTTCAAGTCACTCTAATAAATCTTTTCAGGTTTTAAGAGAGGTAGAGAGGGCAGTGAGCCGAGGTATACCCATCATTCCATTCCGAATTGAAGATGTAGAACCATCGGGGTCTATGGAATATTTCATCAGTGCCGAACACTGGCTGGATGCAGTCACACCCCCACTAGAAAACCACATACAAAAACTAATAGAAACCATTACCAAAATCCTAACCCTCGATGAAAGATATATGGAAAGAATAGGAGGTTATCGGGACAAACACGTGCATGACAAACCTTGGGATACCAGTGGTATCCCATGGTTAAAAACAATTTCTATGTTGTTTTTCTTTTTAATCATACTCATTAACGCCTTATATTTCTTATACTGTGCCATAATGTATTTGAATATATTAAATAACTATTTGGCATCTTCTATAATTCTACTCAATATAATAGTTTTAGTATTAGAAGACTTTTTCCCTAATAGAACATATAAAAAAATGCGGAAATTGATCAATTTGCAGCCCTACAGATGGTATATAATTTTTGCAACAATAATCATTCCATGGTTGATTACATTATTCAGCTATCCCTCCCACTTCTTATCACCCTTCTTTATTTATTTAAATATAGGGTAG
- a CDS encoding toll/interleukin-1 receptor domain-containing protein, translating into MEFDVFVSYSVRDMNVAENVCSNLESSNIKCWIAPRDIEPGANWGESIIDAIENSKLMVLIFSADSDKSPQVLREVERAVSRGIPIIPFQIEDVEPSAPMDGFLSGENRLEAHTPPLETHIRKLTNQVKILLKKEKSKKKLVLTAILKYTTGFLGIFLLLGFISSIYQIMQGDGGFYTILSMIILLVVGLIAFLLAFMPNFLANKVITRVNIRKMYNMLTICLIILSLLLVVVINDYVPTEYSNQGIFFIMPSNLSLYSQNNETVNIGEAHKFYMGMSTDPMVMLNITITPLHGEVLEDVYYKKYLDYKNFQWYVSVSDSNLTVDGENALQKVYEITIDGQRYKKREVWLEKNGKLYLLKFTAPIETYDKHQPDLDTIINSFHVK; encoded by the coding sequence ATGGAATTTGACGTTTTTGTGAGTTATTCAGTGCGAGATATGAATGTAGCGGAGAATGTTTGCTCCAATCTGGAGAGCAGTAATATCAAGTGTTGGATAGCCCCTAGAGATATTGAACCTGGTGCAAATTGGGGTGAATCAATTATAGATGCCATTGAGAACTCTAAACTTATGGTGCTAATTTTCTCAGCTGATTCAGATAAATCTCCTCAGGTTTTAAGGGAAGTTGAGAGGGCCGTGAGCCGTGGTATACCCATTATTCCATTCCAAATTGAAGATGTGGAACCATCTGCGCCCATGGATGGATTTCTAAGTGGTGAAAACAGGTTGGAAGCTCATACACCTCCCTTAGAAACTCACATACGAAAATTAACCAACCAAGTGAAAATACTTTTGAAAAAAGAGAAATCAAAAAAGAAACTTGTTCTGACAGCTATATTAAAATATACTACTGGATTTTTAGGTATTTTTTTATTATTAGGTTTTATATCAAGTATATACCAAATTATGCAGGGGGATGGAGGTTTTTATACGATCTTATCTATGATTATTTTACTCGTAGTGGGTTTAATTGCGTTTTTACTGGCTTTTATGCCTAATTTTTTAGCAAATAAAGTTATAACCCGTGTTAATATAAGAAAAATGTATAATATGTTGACAATTTGTTTAATTATTCTAAGTTTACTATTAGTAGTTGTTATTAATGATTATGTTCCTACCGAATATTCTAACCAAGGTATATTTTTTATAATGCCTTCAAATTTATCTTTATACTCCCAGAATAATGAAACCGTGAATATAGGAGAAGCCCATAAATTTTATATGGGGATGTCTACTGATCCTATGGTCATGTTGAATATTACTATCACTCCCTTACATGGTGAAGTTTTAGAGGATGTTTATTATAAAAAATATTTAGATTACAAAAATTTCCAGTGGTATGTGTCTGTTTCAGATTCTAATTTGACGGTGGATGGTGAGAATGCTCTTCAGAAAGTATATGAAATCACGATTGATGGTCAGAGGTACAAAAAACGGGAAGTGTGGCTAGAAAAGAATGGGAAACTTTATCTGCTGAAATTCACAGCACCCATAGAAACATATGATAAACATCAACCCGACCTTGATACCATTATTAACAGCTTCCATGTGAAATAA
- a CDS encoding SLATT domain-containing protein: protein MVTKIPLVLHIGITGHRILPDEQRIRENVKKVMVKVEALLPKTPHTFYIISPLAEGADRVATEEILKLSSLEDNTFLEAILPLSPNEYHQDFAGDESKTQFNNLLNLANVVNEIDQSESREDAYYKAGTYTVDNCDVLIAIWDGKPPAGLGGTAQIIEYAKKNGKRIFWINSNDGSIKEINSDKTLEYLDIYNKENINLHIMEKTLERLRESLKENAKKAKLPSSFLNPIQDTILPQFVRADLLAQKYQKLYSVVGSLIYILAAGAVATVTIQLLFFPKLPQLIWFEVAEISIILILLLVSSQKHWHRKWIDYRFLAERIRTAIFFRVANIRCEITTPPPHLKITAENQDWMVRAFMSLWDEKQHKKEIIPFQPFKNFLLDAWLDDQINYYQSSAHKNRLKHKIFSRVGELFFVLTLVVASMHALNIEPFHNPGILPATAIILPAIAAALTGIRNNHEYSRNAKRYQQMAHHTLQIRENIEKVGNMESLVELLDNANKIMLGEHQDWRVVVLLHKLEPP, encoded by the coding sequence ATGGTTACTAAAATACCTTTGGTGTTGCATATTGGAATTACTGGTCATAGAATACTTCCCGATGAACAACGTATACGAGAGAATGTAAAGAAAGTAATGGTTAAAGTTGAAGCCTTACTCCCTAAAACTCCCCATACTTTTTATATTATATCTCCTCTGGCTGAGGGCGCGGATCGAGTGGCAACTGAAGAAATTCTAAAATTATCCAGTTTAGAGGATAATACTTTCCTAGAAGCTATTTTACCATTATCACCTAATGAATATCATCAGGATTTCGCTGGTGATGAATCTAAAACTCAGTTTAACAATCTCTTAAACCTTGCAAACGTAGTTAATGAGATAGATCAATCAGAATCCAGAGAAGATGCTTATTACAAAGCAGGAACATATACAGTTGATAATTGTGATGTTTTAATCGCTATATGGGACGGTAAACCTCCCGCGGGTCTGGGTGGAACTGCTCAAATAATAGAATATGCTAAGAAAAATGGTAAGCGGATATTCTGGATCAACTCTAATGATGGAAGTATTAAAGAGATCAATTCTGATAAAACGTTAGAGTATCTGGATATTTACAATAAAGAGAATATTAACCTCCATATAATGGAAAAAACCTTAGAACGTCTCAGAGAATCACTTAAAGAAAATGCAAAAAAAGCCAAACTACCCTCCTCATTCTTGAACCCAATTCAGGATACCATACTTCCCCAGTTTGTACGGGCGGATCTCCTAGCTCAGAAGTATCAGAAACTTTACAGCGTAGTGGGCAGTCTCATCTACATCTTAGCCGCTGGCGCAGTGGCCACAGTAACCATACAACTCCTTTTTTTCCCCAAATTACCACAATTGATCTGGTTTGAGGTTGCTGAAATTTCTATCATACTCATACTACTCCTTGTTTCTAGTCAGAAGCATTGGCATAGGAAATGGATTGACTACCGCTTCCTAGCAGAGCGTATTAGGACCGCTATATTCTTCCGGGTAGCTAATATTCGATGCGAAATCACCACACCACCACCACACCTTAAAATAACTGCTGAAAATCAGGATTGGATGGTAAGAGCTTTCATGTCCCTTTGGGATGAAAAACAGCACAAAAAAGAGATCATACCGTTTCAACCCTTTAAAAATTTCCTTTTAGATGCTTGGCTTGATGACCAGATAAACTACTACCAAAGTTCAGCTCATAAAAATCGGCTTAAACATAAAATATTCTCCCGAGTGGGAGAGCTATTTTTTGTATTAACTCTGGTGGTGGCATCGATGCACGCCCTTAATATAGAGCCTTTCCATAATCCTGGCATCTTACCGGCTACTGCTATCATATTACCAGCCATAGCTGCCGCATTAACTGGCATAAGAAACAATCATGAGTACAGTAGGAATGCCAAACGATACCAACAAATGGCTCATCACACCTTGCAGATCAGAGAAAACATAGAAAAAGTGGGAAACATGGAATCACTAGTAGAACTGTTAGATAATGCAAATAAAATAATGTTAGGTGAACATCAGGACTGGAGAGTGGTTGTACTACTACACAAACTAGAACCACCATAA
- a CDS encoding pyridoxamine 5'-phosphate oxidase family protein produces MNIFKIPQMNKKEYDKLINENYISRIAFNGDSFPYIAPFMYIFDKNEEFLYFLSTNYGIKIDLIKKNPKVAVEIEKYSNDMSNYQFITLQGRIIEVNDDSKGEIKEKFIKMINDRKLSNKSLSALGYSPDESPNALLNEERILIWKLVDVDKIVALKNP; encoded by the coding sequence ATGAATATATTTAAAATTCCACAAATGAACAAGAAAGAATACGATAAATTAATAAATGAAAATTACATAAGCCGAATTGCATTTAACGGAGATAGTTTTCCTTATATTGCACCATTTATGTATATATTTGATAAAAATGAAGAATTTCTGTATTTTTTATCTACAAACTATGGTATAAAAATTGACTTAATTAAGAAAAATCCAAAAGTTGCAGTTGAAATAGAAAAATACAGTAATGATATGTCTAATTATCAGTTTATAACTTTACAAGGACGTATTATCGAAGTTAATGACGATTCAAAAGGTGAAATTAAAGAAAAATTCATTAAAATGATCAATGATAGAAAATTATCAAATAAATCATTATCTGCACTTGGTTACTCTCCTGATGAATCTCCTAATGCTCTTTTAAATGAAGAAAGGATTTTAATATGGAAACTTGTTGATGTAGATAAAATTGTAGCCCTTAAAAACCCATAA
- a CDS encoding PepSY domain-containing protein, which translates to MNKGVIALILVVIVVLVAAGAWIIMQPSTTNNTSSNNTINKKIENKTHNNTNVTITAEKAKEIATQFTGMGVTLGTPTLTTFKGIEVWSVPVYTSGLNKTVDSIYINAKTGARVQ; encoded by the coding sequence ATGAATAAAGGTGTAATTGCATTAATTTTAGTTGTAATTGTAGTTTTAGTTGCAGCAGGGGCATGGATCATTATGCAGCCTTCAACAACAAATAATACTAGTAGTAACAATACAATAAATAAAAAAATTGAAAATAAGACACATAACAACACCAATGTCACCATAACCGCAGAAAAAGCCAAAGAAATAGCCACACAATTTACAGGAATGGGTGTTACTTTAGGTACTCCTACATTAACCACATTTAAAGGTATAGAAGTGTGGAGTGTGCCAGTATATACTAGTGGACTAAATAAAACAGTTGATTCGATATATATAAATGCTAAAACAGGTGCCAGAGTTCAATAA